The Deinococcus wulumuqiensis R12 genome has a window encoding:
- the trpD gene encoding anthranilate phosphoribosyltransferase translates to MTAPQTPQAQTPQVQTPQAQTSQAQPLHARLMDGEVLGQTDATQFMREVMSGEMSSVRLAAALAALRVRGETPEEIAGFARAMRENAVTVNVRPRDVLMDVVGTGGDGAHTFNISTTTAFVVAGAGIPIAKHGNRAASSRAGSADVLEALGVNLDASPEVIQEAIDTLGVGFMFARNYHPALRHAAPVRSDLAARTVFNILGPLSNPAGATHLVVGVFRADLTRTLAEALRHLGAKGATVVYGDGLDEFTVCGPNTVSGLRDGEIIDRTMHPEECGVDLHPRAAIVGGTPAENAEITRALLTGGGTPAQKDIVALNAGAALRTAGQVETIREGVAQAREVMKSGAGWDMLQKYAALTKR, encoded by the coding sequence ACAGGCCCAGACTTCACAAGCACAGCCCCTGCACGCCCGGCTGATGGACGGCGAGGTGCTGGGCCAGACCGACGCCACGCAGTTCATGCGCGAGGTGATGTCGGGAGAGATGAGCAGCGTGCGGCTGGCGGCGGCGCTCGCGGCCTTGCGGGTGCGTGGCGAGACACCCGAAGAAATCGCCGGGTTCGCCCGGGCCATGCGCGAAAACGCGGTCACGGTCAACGTCCGGCCCCGCGACGTGCTGATGGACGTGGTGGGCACCGGGGGCGACGGAGCGCACACCTTCAACATCTCGACCACCACCGCTTTCGTGGTGGCGGGGGCGGGCATTCCCATCGCCAAGCACGGCAACCGCGCCGCGAGTTCGCGGGCCGGAAGTGCCGACGTGCTCGAGGCCCTGGGGGTCAACCTCGACGCCTCGCCCGAGGTGATTCAGGAAGCCATCGACACGCTGGGGGTGGGGTTCATGTTTGCCCGCAACTACCACCCGGCGCTGCGGCACGCCGCCCCGGTGCGCTCGGACCTCGCCGCCCGGACGGTGTTCAACATTCTGGGGCCGCTGTCCAACCCCGCCGGGGCGACCCACCTCGTCGTGGGCGTGTTCCGCGCCGACCTGACACGCACGCTGGCCGAGGCGCTGCGGCACCTGGGGGCGAAAGGGGCCACCGTGGTCTACGGCGACGGGCTGGACGAGTTCACCGTCTGCGGCCCCAACACGGTTTCGGGGCTGCGGGACGGCGAGATTATCGACCGGACCATGCACCCGGAGGAGTGCGGGGTGGACCTGCACCCACGCGCCGCCATCGTGGGGGGCACGCCCGCCGAAAACGCCGAGATTACCCGCGCCCTGCTGACCGGCGGCGGCACTCCGGCGCAAAAGGACATCGTGGCGCTCAATGCCGGGGCCGCGCTGCGAACGGCGGGACAGGTGGAGACCATTCGTGAGGGCGTAGCGCAGGCCCGCGAGGTGATGAAAAGCGGGGCGGGCTGGGACATGCTGCAAAAGTACGCCGCATTGACCAAGCGCTGA